CTTGACGCTAGTTCAGGCAAATTGACCGTTCCTGCCTGCGAAGTTTCAGTGATTGGGTATCACTCGTTAGAGCATGTCCACTAATAAAAAGAAGTTGTCTCGAGTGGTGAATACTAATCGAGCCAGCCTAATTAAGTTGTACTCATTGCATTTTGAAGACAGTGCCACTCAAGCCATTGAACAAATAACCATTAGAGCGATTAATCGGACCTATGTTGCTTATAGGCCCCCACCCCCTGGTGAAGTAATGAAAGCTTGGGTTATTGAAAATCGCGCGCCCCAATGGGCTTGTAGGGCTACCTTTGACCTGTTGATTGAGCTTGATTGGTTGCCAAATACTGATATTGAAAAAGCTATTGCGGCTCGCTTTCTTTTTTTGAATGACTACCCAATCACTGAAAGTTGGAAAGCGTTATTAGGCGAGTGGTTAGAACTTGCCAAGCAAGCACAAAATGAGAACTCGGATGAATACGAATAACTACAATGAAACTCTTAAAGATGAATACCGCACATCAGTTTTGGCGTTTTTTAATACCGTAGAAGAGCAACGCGAAGACCGCGAACTTAGCGCACGGATGCTCTTTGAGATGGCTAGATACTGGACTCTCACTAAAAACAGGAATGGTTTGTGACATCAAAAAACACAAGCAAGATAACCCGTCATGAATTTTTCATATGAACAAAGAATTAAGCACTTACATGAGCTTTCTCAATTGCCTAGACAATCGCTTTGCTTTCAGCTTTTAATGATCATGAATCTTTGTCATCACGACTTGGATAGTGGCAAGGTTGAACGATTGAAATCAGATGATGAAACCTATTTCTATGAGGCTAATTCTCTGAAAGAACAGCTACTCGATGTGCCGAGTCTTAGTAACTCTCATAAGGTGCTATATCTGCTGCTAGATGCTGGATTTATTGAACGTCGAGTGCTTGATAAAGATGGCCAAGTCGTTATTGGTGATAGCTACCAAAGAAACACCGCCAAAATATATTGGCGTATATCCGACAAAGGGCTAAGCGTATTCGGCTAATTAAATACTCTAGGGACTAAATAGTTAGGGTTTACGTTAATTGAAGTCTATTTTTCCAAAATAGACAAAAAAAGTGAAACATAGGTGCTAGTGGCCTGTACTTAACAATCTGGAATCAGGTGATTGCTTTACTTAGCCACCTGTTCAGCTTCTATCTTGATTCGTAAGCAAGCGTTGCTGTTATTATCGTTCCCTCTGATAGATAAGATACATCACTTAAACCTCGTTAGTTAATGAAAATTAATTTTCGTTTTTTTTGTTATCTACCGTCTACAAAACTAATGTCATGCTTTCGATTGATAGCCAAAGCACCCACAGCTATTCTACTCTGAACACTTTCGTTAATCCTAGCGTTTCATTTACTTCTCTTTTTAACCGCGCGGATTTATGTGCCAGTGACTTTGCTAAACGAAATAAAAACCAAAAAGTATTGACTAAGGCAATACACAATAATACTGTGTATTAAACCAGTGTTACTATCTTAATTTCTTTGGAGGTATTTATGCTTGTAGACACCATTGACAGAGTCAATAAACTTCGCCAAAAAGCACTTTCTGATCCTATGTTTTTACGATCTGCCATAGAACATGAAAAGGCAATTCAAAACATGTCTATAGATTGTAACGATAAGCAAAAAAGAAAAGCACTGGCAGATATATACAATAACTCCCCTAATACAGAGCAATTAAATTAAGCCTCAGGGCAATGAATAGTATTTAATTGAAAGTGAGCAATCATCGTTTCGTCATTGAACTCTTTGATGCTTGCTTTCATCAATCCCGTATCATTAATCATCTTCGCAATCTCATCCACTTTTAATGTCACAATAAAAGCGGACAGAGGTGCTATCTGCTTATTATCATCAGAAAAGCACTCTATAATGTCCTGCTTTGATAAATAAAGAGTTTCATTCTTTTTCGTATCATGGTCATCTATAAGATAGGAATGAATACCATGCTTATCATATAAACAATTCAACAGATCATAGATGCGAGATACGTCATCCATTTCATGATGAACACGCTCTGACAGTGATTTAAGTTCAATTAAACGACGCTCTAAATCCCCTTTCGCATGTCGCCCAATCTGAATAAAAGACTTAATTTCTTTCTTTATCAATTTATATTTTGAATGTGTTAGCTTTGGTTTTAACCATTTAACGACACGTTCATTACGTGTTTTTTTAGGCATAAACTGCGTAGCCTTTGCCACGGCCATGTATAAATGAAGTAGGGCGTTATCAACAGTTTCAAGTAATAATTTGTCGTATTCTTTATGAGGCATATTTTTATCCGTAAAAAAGGATGTATCTCATTAACAAGGTAGCGAACATACAAAACCCATAATAAAGAAAATGAATCTTTATCCTAGTATAACTCAGTTCGTGAGCAATTCCTCAACTCACTGATTTAAGTCATCTAAATGTATATGCTTACTTTACGTTATAGGAATACACTAATCCAACATAACAAACCGAACATCAAAGGAAATAAAGAATGAAATTATGTAAAGCGATAGGGGGGGCAGTTTGGATATCGAAAATTATTGTACGTTAAGAGCGAAATTTGTTTAGTTCATGATGCTAACCTATTGATTACTACAATTGCCTATCGCATTTAAGTTAATGTATTGATGATATTTGTACTACAACGCCCTATCTCATTGGGGTACACCCAAACGAGATAGGTCACATCAAAATCCCTACCGTACAATAATTTTCGATATCCAAATTTACCAACTCAGATTATTTGCAACAACCCCGTTTAGACTAATTTCTAATGCATATTTAAACAAAAACGAGTCATTCATTTATTTCTAATTTAACAATAAATGAATGACTCTCAATATAAAAACGCAGCTTGTATTGATGGTGTAGATCAGTTACATACGCTTCTTGTGGGGGTGATTCTTCACTAAAAGCAGCTTTGAACCGATTTATGATTATGTTCGAATGTAACCAATGACTGTTAGCCCCTGCTAAACTAATTCTAGCGTTGCCTCCATATTGCTTGAGATATAATCACTTTCATCTACTTTAGTCTCTAGCAGTTCATTCGCATAACAAAAGTAACTCAAACCTGCCCATACTTTCTGAGAGCCAATGATATACACTTGTTTTTTAGCACGAGTCACCGCTACATTTAAAATATTAGCTTTACTCGATGCCCAATAAGCAGACCCTTTAGTTACTTCAGAAACACCCAAAACAAATATCACCACTTTCTCTTCTTTCCCTTGGAAGGTATGTACGGTTCCTATTCGACCCTTAACCCATTTGTCTGCTTGCTTCTGAGGGATCCCATTATCAACTAGATGGCTAAGCAGCTCCTCACGCACACCGTGAGCTACTTTTCTAAAAGGCGAAATAATAATATACGTCTGGCAAACATTGTGTTTTTCTAACGTGTTCTAGTACCATTGCCGCAACATATTTCCCTTGATTAGGCACATAATGTTTCCCCTCCACCTCGCCTACAATATCAATCCAAGCACTATGCCCCCAAATATCATGTGTGCGACCTTCTGGTAACTCGCTACCATGAAACATTTTTTCGTTATACGCGATCTTGTTTGAAATACTAAACATTGGTTCATCACAACGACGATGTACACGAAGAGGACTACCTAACCACTCTCCCTGTGCAATCATTTCAGTCCCGTATCGATTAACTCTATCCGCTAACTTTTGTACCGATGTTTTAGTTGGCGACCATACGCGCCATTGTTCTTCACCTAAAATTTCTTTTGCAAACCCTTCAACAAATTCTGGCGGAATAGTAAAAACTGGCTCAATTTGTAAAGGGTCACCGACAACAACTGGTCGCTTTGAACGATATAAAGCACCTACAGCTTGTTGAGGCGAAGCTTGTCCCGCTTCATCAATAAACAACCAGCCAATATCGTCTTTCCCGAAGCTTGAAAACTGACGAGAAACCGAAGCAAATGTTGATGACACCACAGGAATAAACATAAAGAGCCACTGCCAAAGCACTTTATTCGCTTTCTGATCTTTGATGCTATTAGACATTGCACTAGACAAATAGAACACCACACTATTGTTACCTAAGTTAAAGTACTTATAAACAGCAACTACCCACGCTTGATGTAACTCCATCGCTTTAGAAGTTAAATTCACCCGCTTCTGATTTAACTCAATCCCATGAGCAAAAGCTGAACGTTGTAAGTTTGCACACTCTAAATCAGTCATTCCATCATCAAAACATACATCCGTATACTTAGCTTGAAATACGCTACACTTTTCAATCTCTTTATCCAACTCGGACTTAAAGTTACCGACTTTTCGAACCATCAGCGCTTTTTCTTTACAGAGGAGTTCATAGCGTGCTTTCATTTTGGAGAATAACTGTCGTAAGAACCAATATTTTGGCAGAAAAAACAATAAAAATGACAGCTGTTTTTGCTTTAAACGAGCAACAAAAATATTAAGTTTAAGACATCGATAATCCAAGCTGGCAAGCTTTTTTTCGTAAGCGTCTTTAAATCGACGCCTACTAACTGACTCTCAACTTCGTTACCCTCCTCTCATTGTTATTTTTTATTGAAGATATTATGGGAAAACATCGCACTCACTCCGAATGGCAGCATCTAGTTAATATTACGCGAGTAATATTCCTCTTGAGCAGTTTTGCGGTATGAATAATATTAACCCCAACACTTTTTGCCAATATAAACGCTCACTTAGACCGCTAATGGAAGAAGAAGAGGAGCTCCTATCTCCTTTTGCTTTAGTTAAACGCGATGAAATTGATGAAGAAGACAATGTCTTCTTTCCTCCTGAAAATCATCAAGTATTAAATATTCAAGCTGGGGCGTTGCAACTTTCTTTACCTGCTTCGACATCACCACAATGGCTTGCCATGTTGATAAAAGAGGTCATCAAATGAAAATGTTTGTCGATATCTCAATGATTTACCTTCATAAAGCGCCCGTGGACTTTAGAAAAGGAATTAATGGTCTTAGCATGATTGTTGAACAACAGATGGTCATCTCTCCATTTTCTGATGCACTCTTTGTTTTTTGCAATCGACAGAATGATAAAATAAAGGTGTTGTATTGGGACCGGAATGGATTTTGTCTATGGCAAAAACGCCTTGAGGAAGATAAATTCACCTGGCCTAAAAAAATGACCGGAGCAACCGTTTCTTTGACTGAAGAGCAATGGCACTGGCTTCTTAACGGACTCGACATTGACAAAATGCAACCTCATAAGTCTATTCACTATCAAAGTCTAAATTAAGGAGTAGATATTGCTTCGTAAATGGCAATAAACTAAGAGCGCCAAACGTATTATGCTGATATTTTTGTTCACACTATGAATAAAAAATTATCCCATAAAAGTAATGAGCTTGTTTTACTTCGAGCGTTATTTGCAGAAAAAGAAGCTCAAAATAATGAACTTCAACTCACCGTTGATAAACTTAATGACGCTTTGAAAGAAAGTGAAGCTCGTTATCAATCTCTTTTGGAAAAAATGCAGCTTGCTCGTCACCGACAATTTGGCGCGAGCAGTGAATCTTTACCTAAGGAAGATTGTGTTTTCAATGAAGCTGAAGAAGTAAGCTCAGACACCCTATTGATGCGGATTCTCTTGAGCATCAAGGAGCACTAACGAGTGTTGGTGAGTTGCAGCTCAACACGAATGCATTAGATATTCAAAGCAATATAGAAACGCAAGGTAATCTCAATATATCGGCATCATCCGTCACCAATAATGCAGAAGTCATTGCTGGGCAAGACTTGAGTTTATCTGCCGAAAGTTTATCGAACAGTGGAACATTGACCGCAAGTGGTGATACTACCGTATCTTTAACCAATAATTTCACTCATAACTCATCAGGCACGATATCAGGGCAAAATGTCAGTCTCTCGGCGATGCAGTTCGAGAACTTAGGTACGCTTCAAGCGCTGGATAATTTAGGTCTCTCTGTAAATTCAATTGTAAATAAAGGGGGATTGATTGCGCTTGGTGATCTAACCACGACAGTAGCAAGTGATATCAATAACCAAGGGCTAATATACGCGGGCAATAATGCAAATCTGTACTCCAACACGTTGCACAATACGTCTGATATTGTGGTTGGTCATGATTTGCTGATTGCAAAAAATGTGGCTAAACACCAAAATAACAGTGTGACGAACAGCTCTGGAACTATTGAGTCTTTAGGGGGGAATATTGATATTTACACTCATACTCTCACAAATAAACGCACTACTCTGGAAGTAGAAAACACGACGGCTGAGGATAAGCGTGCTCAGTACACTGGCGTCTATAATACGAAAGGCACAGAGCATGAGCCTAAAGTTTATCAATCTCAAACTTGTAGAGACTCAGGTAATGATGCAAGCTCTGGAAAACATTGCACAACCCATTATAATATAGAACCAAGTTATCGTGATTTTACTGTTATCGCATTGAAAGAAGGCTCTCGATTAAAGTCTGCTTCTTTTACTGGGCGTATTATTGCGAAAAAAGATCTAACCATTGGCGCTGGGACCGTCTTAAATGATGCCAGTCAAATAGCAGGAAACAAGGTAACCATTACTGCAAATACCTTGACAAACAGAGGGTATCAACTTGATGAGTATACGACGTATTTCGACTATACGCTGAATGATTCGTGGGGTCCTGATTACCTCCCCTACACACGAACGGCAAGTCGACGAGTGAAAACGGGCGTATCGGGACAGATAAACTCTTCCATCACAGCAAGCAACAAGTTAACTCTCAATGTTGTTAATACGGTCAATAACTCGACATTAAAAGCGAATGCAACGGCAGTAAAGTCGACAACATCCGCAGCACAAGTACAGGCGACGTCATCGGCATCTGTGGCTAACCCGACTATCACGTTTGCAAACATTAATGACATCGCCTTTCCTGAGTTTACGCTCCCTAGTGCGCCAAATGGACTATTTATTCTTTCACCGGATCCTAAAGGTAAGTATTTTATTGAGACGTAAGCGTGCGGGGAACTACACCTTGTCTTTTACATTCCAAGGTAAAAGTGAATCGATATCTGGCGATCCAACACATAAACGATCTAGACAATACCTAATATAATCGTAAGGGATTAATCCGTTTGCCTTTGCTGTTTCTACAATGCTGTAAAGCATTGCACTTGAATCTGCACCAGCCGTTGAACCCGAAAATAACCAGTTTTTCCGGCCGATAACAAACGGTTTAACCGCTCGCTCTGCTCGATTGTTATCAATAGATAACAATCCATCATCAATATAACGAACTAATTTATCCCATTGATTTAATGTATAGCTAATCGCCTCACCTAATTTTGTTTTAGGTGATACTCGACTAACTGCGCTATCAAGCCAATCACGGAGCTCTTTAAGTAAATCGCGGGCTTCTGTCTGCCTAGCAACATACTTGGCTTCAGGGGAAGCCTCTTTTAATAACGATTCGATCCGGTATAGCTTTTGGATTTTACTCAATACCCAATCTGCACTCCCTGTTTTCCCTTTTACTTGAACACGTTGAGCCTCAATAAATCGTCGACGTGCGTGTGCCCAACAGCCAACTAACATCGCTTCAGTTTGTTCATAACCTTGGTAACCATCGGTATGTAAATACCCGTTATAACCTTTTAAAAAGTTAACTGGATGGTAGCCATGCCTGCTAGATTGATAATCATAAAGTACAATTCCAGGCAAAACACCAGAGCCTGGAGAATCATAGCCAGAGCAGTAGACCCACATATAACATTTTGCTTTTTCAACATCCAACACATTTACCGTTGTTTCATCACAATGCAGAGTGGGTTGTTCAAGCAAAATACGATGTAACTCGTTATTAAGAGGGGTAAATAGTACCGAGCATTTTATTAACCAATCCGCCATCGTTCGCCGTCCAATAATGATACCCCATTGCTGAAATAACGTTTCTTGACGATAAAGTGGAAGACTGTATTGAAATTTAGCCGTAATAATTTGAGCAAGTAAACTTGCGGTCGCAATCCCTTTAGGGATTGGTGACGCTGGCATTGGGGCTTGTTTAATGTCTACTGAAGTATTGTTTTTTTCACAATTTCGGCAAGCATATTTAGGACGAACATGTTGAATAACTTCCACTTTAGCTGGTACAAATTCCAACTTTTCACTGATGTCTTTACCCATCGCATGCATCTCTAGACCGCAACACTTACAAGTTTTATCTTTTATGTCGTGGATATAATAACAGTACGCGGTAAGTCTTCAGGTAAGCGTTGGCGTTTTGGCTTTTGACGAGTGTAGGTAATCGTTTGTGTGTCATCATTTTCAATGATGATTTCTTCTTCTGTTTCATTGAATAAATCAAATTGAGTCGAGTCAGATTCACTGCTTTTACCAAAGCGCTGATGTTGAGCCAGCCGAAATTGCTCTAGAAGACGGTTATATTTATTTTCAAGCTGAAGCACAAGTGCTTTCAGCTCGTCAATGGTATCAGGAAGTGGTTTTATTTTATCAGTCATGTAGATGACTATATAACGATAATACAGGTAATCAATCGGTTGCCTCCTATTCTTGACTGAGAATCAACTATTTAAAGGGTTGTTTGATAATGTACCGGTTGATGTCCTAAGATATCAAAACCTTGTAATAGCAGTGTCAGTTGCTGCTCTGATAATGCTAACGTATCGTTATTTATATTTCGTGGCCATTTGAAGCGGTCTTCATCTAATCGCTTGTACCATAAAGCGAATCCTGTTTTATCCCAATACAATATTTTGAGTTTATCACGAGGCTTATTGCAAAATATAAATAGAGCATCACTAAACGGTGATAGTTGCATTTCTTGCTCAACAATCACGACAAGGCCATTAATGGCCTTGCGAAAATCGACAAAATCACGATGAAGATAAATGGTGGAAACATCAGTAAATACATTCATGATTGATACCCTTTTAATAAGAGTCCTATCCAGTGAGGTTCAGTATTAGCTGGCAATGTTAATCGCAATTTTCCGATAGAAAGTTGAATATCTGGTAATTGTGGAGTGGCGATGATAGTTGATGTTAACGCTTCTACTTTCAAGAAAGTAGAAGCGTTAATCTTTTGTTTCCATCGTGCTTTACGTGCACTAAATGTCTTTGGCAGAATATTATGGTTACGACAAAATTCAGCGGCACTAAGCTTGCTAGATTGCTGAGATTCAAATAGAGCGTGCCATTGCTCTGGTGTTCTCTTTTTATCTTTTTGCATAATTACGTTCTCGTTAAATGAAAGATCGTAAGATACGCATAATGAATTTTATTTGTTAGGTGTAGTTCCCCGCACGCTTACACCCTTTCCAAAAAGCAGGGAAGAAAAGAACCAATACCGTTAATATTTCTAGTCGGCCCATTAGCATTCCAATACTTAATATCCATTTAGCCGTATCAGGTAAGGTCGAAAAGTTACCTGTTGGCCCGACAATATGCCCCATCCCGGGACCTACGTTGGCAACTGCCGTGACGGCACTTGTTATGCTCGTTATTGGATCAAGCCCTAAACTGCCTAACAATGCAGAGATAACGATGATGGTTAAGAAAAAAGTAAAAACCAAAGCAACGACAGAGCGTGCGATATCGTCAGTAACTTGTCGTCCGTTATAACGTTGAACAAAAATACCGGATGGATGAATTAGCTTCATCATTTGTTTTTTCAACATGGTTGCTGCTATTTGAAAACGGAATATTTTTATCCCACCAGCCGTTGATCCTGAACATGCGCCCGCCATCATAACAAAAGCAAAGATAATTGCTGGGAATGCGCCCCAAGCGGTAAAGTCATCTAAACCAAATCCCGTCGTCGTAATCACTGAAATGATGTTAAATACGGACACTCGCAAGGCATCCATAATTTCATAGTCATTATGATAAACCAACCACGCGGCTACCGATAAGCTAGTGATTAATATGAGTTTGAGATAACCAATAACTTGGGCATCTTTAAATAGGACTTTTGGATCTCGTTTTTTCAATACTTGGATAAAAAGTAAAAATGGTAAACCGCCGGTAAACATAAAGAAGGCTGCAACCCAATGGGTGCTATTGGAGAAGCGATTCATTGAGCTATCAGAGGTAGAGTACCCTCCTGTCGATAGCGTAGTGAAGGCATGGTTTATGGCTTCGAACGGTGTCATACCAGTAACGAGATAACTTAGAAAACAAAGTAAAGTTAAGGTTAAGTACACGTTTACAATGTATTTTGCGACATATTTAGTTCGAGGAGCACTTTTATCTGACCAGTCGGAGGACTCCGTTTGGAAAAGCCTCATACCACCGACATTCAGCATTGGAAGTACGGCCACTGCCATTACGATAAAGCCAACGCCACCTAACCACTGCAACGTCGATCGCCACAATAGAATGCTTGGAGCCATCTCATCAAGACCACTGAGAACAGTCGAACCTGTCGTTGTAATACCTGACATTGTTTCAAAGTACGCGTCAGTAAAACTGATGTGGTTGATGAAGACAAAAGGCAGAGCAGCAAAGGCACTGGCAATTGTCCAGACTAGTGTCGTGATAAGGAACATATCCCGAACGCTCATTTTAAACTGTTTACTGCGACCAAAAGTTAAACAAGCAAATGCTACTATGTGAGTAATAGCAACCGCTTGTGCAAACTCAATAAAGCCAGCTGTACCAGTAAAAAGAGCAACAAGAGTTGGGATATACATGAATAGGGCTAGCTTAGACAGCACAAGCCCTATAACAAATAAGATCGGTTTATAATTGACCATAATTACAGAAAGAACGGGCTCGGTTGGAATAGGCGTTCAACATCCTGAACGTATTTTTTATCCACTAGGAACATAACAACGTGATCATCTTGTTCTATCACGGTTTTATCGTGTGCGATGAGAACTTCTTCGCCACGAACGATGGCACCAATGGTGGTACCCGGGGGAAGTTTAATATTTTGTACTTCTTTCCCGACGACCTTAGAGGTTGTTTCGTCACCATGCGCAATGGCTTCTATCGCTTCTGCAGCACCACGACGAAGAGAGGATACATTGACGATATCAGCACGACGAACATGGGTTAGTAAGGCTGAGATGGTTGCTTGTTGTGGAGAAATAGCAACATCGATCACTCCACCTTGAACTAAATCGACGTAAGCACTGCGTTGGATCAGTACCATTACTTTTTTGGCTCCCATGCGCTTGGCGAGCATGGCAGACATAATATTCGCTTCATCTTCATTGGTTACGGCGATGAAGACATCCACTTGGTCGATGTGTTCTTCACTGAGCAACTCTTGATCTGCCGCGTCGCCACAAAAAACGATACTTTCTTCGAGTAATTCGGATAATTGCTCTGCACGTTTTAAATTACGTTCGATCAGTTTTACGCTGTAATTCTGTTCTAAACGTTTTGCTAAACCGGCACCAATATTACCGCCACCAACGATCATTATGCGTTTATATGGTCGTTCAAGGCGTTGTAATTCACTCATTACAGAACGAATATGATTACTTGCCGCAACAAAGAAAACTTCATCATCCGCTTCAATAACGGTTGTTCCTTGCGGACGAATAGGACGTCCTTGACGGAAAATAGCTGCAACACGTGTATCAATGTGAGGCATGTGGTCGCGAAGCGCTGATAACGCATTACCAACCAATGGGCCTCCATAGTAGGCTTTTACCGCAACTAAGCTGACCTTCTTTTCAGCAAAGCTAGCCACTTGCAGTGCCCCTGGGTATTCAATCAAACGTTCAATATAACCGGTAACCAATTCTTCAGGAGCAATTAAGTGATCCACTGGAATTGCATCAGATTGGAATAAACGTTCTTTTTCTTTTAAGTATTCTGGTGAACGAATACGAGCAATACGGTTTGGTGTATTAAATAAGGTAAATGCGATCTGACAAGCGATCATATTCGTTTCGTCAGAGTTGGTGACAGCAACCAACATGTCCGCATCTTGTGCCCCTGCTTCTCTCAAAGTATCAGGATGGCTAGCAAACCCTTGAACAACGCGTAAGTCATACTTATCTTGCAGCTCACGTAATCGCTCTGAGCTTTTATCTACAACGGTAATATCGTTGTTTTCGCCCACCAAGTTTTCAGCTAATGTGCCGCCAACCTGCCCTGCACCTAAGATTATAATTTTCATACCGATTGCTCGCTCGTGAGTCGATTATGCTTTTTGTAGAACGGCGTAATAGAAGCCATCCATATTTTCTTCACCAGGAAGAATTTGACGTCCAGGTTTTGCTGGGTCTGTATTATCCACCAGAGACGCGTTTTCAGTACGTTCTAAAAAGGCTTTTACTTGATCACCGTTTTCTTGTGGTGTGATTGAGCAAGTTGCATACACCATGGTGCCGCCTGATTTTAGTTGTAGCCACATTGCATCAAAGATTTCACTTTGTAATTCTGCAAGTGCCTTGATGTCTTCTGAACGACGTAGCCATTTAATATCTGGGTGGCGGCGGATAACTCCGGTTGCAGAACAAGGCGCATCTAATAAAATGCGATCAAATTGTTCACCTTGCCACCATTCTTCAGGGTGACGAGCATCGCCACAAATCACTTTAGCTTCAAGATTTAAACGTTCTAGATTTTCGTAAACACGGGTTAAGCGAGTTTCATCACAATCAATAGCGACAACGTTGGTGTTTTTAGTGCGCTCTAGAATGTGCGCCGTTTTACCACCTGGAGCGGCACAGCAATCTAAAATCAGCTCACCATCTTGTGGTTGTAGATACTCAACAGATAGCTGTGCAGCGGCATCTTGTACGGATACCCACCCTTTTTCGAAGCCTGGCAATGTAAATACATCACGCGCTTTATCTAATAACAAAGCGTCTGTTGCTTGGCTGTGAGGGGTTACTGCAATCTCTTCTTTTTCAAGTAATGCAATGTATTCATCACGAGTGTGGTGTTGGCTATTAACTCGTAACCACATAGGTGCTTTGCTGTTGTTTGCTTCAACAATCGATTCCCATTGTGTTGGGTACGCTTCTTTTAGCATTTTTAGCAACCAACCAGGGTGACCGTATTTACCTGAATCGTGACTGATTGATTTTGCATCTAATTCTTCTTGGCTACGTTGGTAGCTTCGAAGTACACCGTTGATCAAACCACGCAGTTTTGGACCTTTTAGGTTTTTAGTGCCTTCAACGGTTTCGCCTACCGCAGCGTGTGCAGGAATACGCATGAAACTAAGTTGATAAATACCAACTAGGATCAGATGATGGAAAACACGTTGCTTTCCTTTTAATGGTTTATCCATTAAGGATTGAGCAACCGACTCTAAACGAGGAAGAAAGCGCAGTACGCCGTAGCAAATTTCTTGCAATAAGGCTTGGTCACGAGGCTTGATCTCAGATTGAGCCTTTGGAAGCGCT
The Aliivibrio salmonicida LFI1238 genome window above contains:
- the trkA gene encoding Trk system potassium transporter TrkA, whose product is MKIIILGAGQVGGTLAENLVGENNDITVVDKSSERLRELQDKYDLRVVQGFASHPDTLREAGAQDADMLVAVTNSDETNMIACQIAFTLFNTPNRIARIRSPEYLKEKERLFQSDAIPVDHLIAPEELVTGYIERLIEYPGALQVASFAEKKVSLVAVKAYYGGPLVGNALSALRDHMPHIDTRVAAIFRQGRPIRPQGTTVIEADDEVFFVAASNHIRSVMSELQRLERPYKRIMIVGGGNIGAGLAKRLEQNYSVKLIERNLKRAEQLSELLEESIVFCGDAADQELLSEEHIDQVDVFIAVTNEDEANIMSAMLAKRMGAKKVMVLIQRSAYVDLVQGGVIDVAISPQQATISALLTHVRRADIVNVSSLRRGAAEAIEAIAHGDETTSKVVGKEVQNIKLPPGTTIGAIVRGEEVLIAHDKTVIEQDDHVVMFLVDKKYVQDVERLFQPSPFFL
- the rsmB gene encoding 16S rRNA (cytosine(967)-C(5))-methyltransferase RsmB, translated to MNVRAAAAKVIYQVVDQGHSLSSALPKAQSEIKPRDQALLQEICYGVLRFLPRLESVAQSLMDKPLKGKQRVFHHLILVGIYQLSFMRIPAHAAVGETVEGTKNLKGPKLRGLINGVLRSYQRSQEELDAKSISHDSGKYGHPGWLLKMLKEAYPTQWESIVEANNSKAPMWLRVNSQHHTRDEYIALLEKEEIAVTPHSQATDALLLDKARDVFTLPGFEKGWVSVQDAAAQLSVEYLQPQDGELILDCCAAPGGKTAHILERTKNTNVVAIDCDETRLTRVYENLERLNLEAKVICGDARHPEEWWQGEQFDRILLDAPCSATGVIRRHPDIKWLRRSEDIKALAELQSEIFDAMWLQLKSGGTMVYATCSITPQENGDQVKAFLERTENASLVDNTDPAKPGRQILPGEENMDGFYYAVLQKA